ACGCCTTGGGAATCCTCGTCGCTGACAGCGCCGTTCTTTTTCACCCCGGTCGACGTGCCAGCCGAAGCGCCGGACGTCGCGCAGGGTCCAAGGGAGGTAGAACTTGCTTTCTGGAATTCGATCAAGGACAGCAAGGATCCGGCCGATTTTGTTGCCTATCTTGAAGAATACCCGCAGGGAAATTTTACCCGTCTCGCCAGGAACCGCCTCAACATGCTGACTGGGGCAAGTGTCGCGCAAGCCGCGCCGCCGACCGTGGAGACGGCACCAGCGACGTCGCCGGACGTGGCAAGTGCCGCGACCGACGCGCCGGAGAAGGCGCTGGACAATGCACCGAGCGATCCGGTTGCCGCCGCCGAAATCTGCCACAGTGAAACCGCCGCCGCCGAGCAGCGACTTACCGCTTGCCAGACTGCCTTGAACCGGGAGGGCCTCGACGATATTGCCAAGGCCGATTTCACGAATGAGATCGGTCGTGCCCATTACGAGCTTTCGCACTATGACGAGGCCATTGCCGCCTATCGCGCGGCGATGTTGCTCGATCCCAAGCAGCCCGCCTATCCTGCCAATCTCGGATTGGCGTTGTCCGATAGCGGAAAGTATCAGGAGGCGATCGCTGCCTACGACCAGGCCGTGGCACTCGACCCGAAGAATGTCTGGAATTTCTACAACCGCGGTTCTGCCTATCTCAACACCGGCGCGCCGGCCAAGGCCGCGGCCGATCTCGATGCAGCACTCGCCATCGACGAGAACTTCGACCTGCTGGCATCGCGTGGCTTCATCAGTCTCGCTGAGGGCAAGGAATCGGATGCTGCGGATTACACCGTGCGCGCCATGGCGACGGATGGCGAGGCGGCCAGCCTGCAGAGCATCGCCCTTCTCTATCTCCTGGAGCGCGACAGCGACGCGGTCGCCATGGTCGATCGTCTGATCAGGCAGAATACCGGCTACGGCTATGGCGAGATCTGGAAGGCCATGTTGCTCATGCGGCAGGGCAATTCGGGTGCTGCGCGGTCGCTCATGGCCAAGACCCTGGAGGATCACGGCAAGGACTGGCCGGGCATGCTGATGCGCTGGATGCTCGGCAAATATGACGATGCGACCCTGCTCTCCAAGGCCCATGAGGGCACCAGGCAGGATGTCCAGAACCAGTTATGCGAAGCCAATTTCTATCTGGGTGTCCGTAGCCTGGAAAATGGCGACAAGGCCCAAGCCATCGCTTTCTTCACCGATGCCGCGGCGACCGAGGTCTTCAATTACATCGAATACCATGTCGCCAACGCCTACCTGCTTCGCCTCAAGGCCGCCGATTGATGCCCGCCAGCTCAATGATCTGGGGCCTTATTCCCATCGGGTCACAATCTTGAGCGGTTTTAGATTTCGGCTTTTCACTCTGATCCCGTTGCATTAAGGTTTTTGCATGGAAACCAAGCGGCCCTTCACATCGATTCTCGCCAAGCTCAAGGATGCTGGCTTGCGCCCCACCCGTCAGCGCTTGTCACTCGCCAAGCTCCTGTTCGAGGGCGGCGACCGCCACATCTCGGCG
This Rhodospirillaceae bacterium DNA region includes the following protein-coding sequences:
- a CDS encoding caspase family protein, which codes for MPNPLFAKTFALALAIGLSLLGHLSPARAEPRVALVIGNAEYGSEMGRLPNPARDAALMEKSLSAAGFEVIAITDADQKAMKRAISDFGKRLTAAGPDATALFYYSGHGLQVAGENYLSPVQAHITAEADVDLEAISADTILKQMQFASARVNIIILDACRNNPLPRGFRSAQMGLARMEAPRGSFVAYSTAPGEVATDGSGQNSPYTAALAAAITTPGLSIEEAFRTVRGSVLTETGNTQTPWESSSLTAPFFFTPVDVPAEAPDVAQGPREVELAFWNSIKDSKDPADFVAYLEEYPQGNFTRLARNRLNMLTGASVAQAAPPTVETAPATSPDVASAATDAPEKALDNAPSDPVAAAEICHSETAAAEQRLTACQTALNREGLDDIAKADFTNEIGRAHYELSHYDEAIAAYRAAMLLDPKQPAYPANLGLALSDSGKYQEAIAAYDQAVALDPKNVWNFYNRGSAYLNTGAPAKAAADLDAALAIDENFDLLASRGFISLAEGKESDAADYTVRAMATDGEAASLQSIALLYLLERDSDAVAMVDRLIRQNTGYGYGEIWKAMLLMRQGNSGAARSLMAKTLEDHGKDWPGMLMRWMLGKYDDATLLSKAHEGTRQDVQNQLCEANFYLGVRSLENGDKAQAIAFFTDAAATEVFNYIEYHVANAYLLRLKAAD